A region of the Pseudarthrobacter sp. MM222 genome:
TCGACGACGACTTTATGGTCGCCAAGGTCCATGCCGGCTTCATCCAGCGGACCCCCGGGTTCGCCGTGGTCGGAGCGGCGCACAGCGGCGCCGAAGCGCTCGCCAAGACCCGGGACCTCAGGCCTGATCTGGTGCTGCTTGATATCCATCTTCCTGATGCCAACGGGCTCGATCTGATGCTTCAGCTGCGCGAAATCGCCCCGGAACTGGACGTGCTGGTGATCAGTGCGGCGCGGGAGGTGGAGACGGTGCGGCGCGCCCTACGGGGAGGGATCGTCCATTACCTCATTAAGCCGTTCTCGCAGGCGGACCTGCAGGAGCGCCTGGAGCATTACCGGAGCGCCTACCAGAGCCTGGACTCGTCCAAGGATGTGGCCGAGCAATCGGACGTGAACCGGGTCTTCGGGGTGGAGCGGCAGGAGTTCATCGAGCGGCCGCTGCCCAAGGGCTGCAGCCCGGAGACGCTCAAGATGGTCGAAGCAGTCCTGCGCTCGGCTGAGACAGACCTGTCCGCCGCAGAAGTGGCGGACCTTACTGGCACGTCCCGGGTCAGCGCGCGCCGCTACCTGGAGTATCTCCACGATGAAGCCAGAGTCCAGGTGCGGCTCAAGTATGGGGCAGGACGCCCCGAACGCCGCTACCTGATGAACCCGCAGTGACCTCGTCCGGGCCTGCCTTTAGGCCATGACGGGCGGCGTTTCCAGCCGTCGTCAATGCTTCGCCGGCAGGGATACCGGAGGGATGGCCACATACAGGGAGGTCCGGATCCAGCGCTGGCCGGTAGCCCGGAATTCGGCCCGCGTGGCGAAGCGGTAGAGGTAACTTTGGACCCGCACCCATCGGGGGCGTCCGCCGTCGAACGGGTCGTGGCGCAACAGGCGCAAGATCTGCGCGTCGGCCTCCAGCAGCTTGGCCAGGAACGCGTAGAACCAATCCTCGTGCACCGTACGCAGCGGCAGGAACCACATCAGCCAGTCAAGCCGCAGGTGGTAGGGCGCATACTGCCGCGGGAGGCGGCGGACGTCCCCGGGTTTTCCCTTGAAGTCGTACTCCCGCCACTCGGCGTCGTCCCCCGGGTCCGGGTCGAGGGTTCCCTCCACCACGATCTCGATCCGCCGCCTGGTGACCGTGCCAAACGCGCCGTAAGTGTTGACGAGCTGCCAGCGGTTGAAACTGGCATTCATCAGTTGATGGTGCGAGCAAAGGTTCTGAATCGGCCGGTAGCTGAGCACCACGTGCAGGACGGTGGCGAACAGGACCACCACCAGCCACGGCACCGGTGCCCGGCTGCCGGCCGGTGCGCCGGCAACCACTTCTGCGGATGCGGCGTGCCAGTCGAGCGGGATGGCCGGAAGGACGGCGTGCGCCACCGGATCACTGATGGCGGCGAAGGCGAGCAGGATCGCCATCCAGTTGAGCCAGGCGAAGTTCCCGCTAACCACGAGCCAGAGCTGGGTGAAGATGACGATCCCGGCCGCGGCACTTGCCAGCGGCTGCGGGGCGAAGAGGAAGAACGGCACCACCAGCTGGGCGAAATGGTTGCCGAGGACCTCCAGCCGGTGCCACGCCCTGGGCAGCAGATGCGCCTGCCGGCTCAAGGGCCCGGGCATCGGCTGGGTCTCGTGGTGGTAGTACAGGGCCGTCAGATCGCGCCACTCGGACCCGCCGCGGATTTTGATCAGGCCGGCGCCGAATTCCAGGCGGAACACCAGCCACACCAGCAGGATCAGGATCGGCCGCGGCGGGGGAGTCTGGTCCGAGCCCAGGAACGCCGCGGTGAACCCCGCCTCCAGCAGCAGCATCTCCCAGCCAAAGCCGTAAAACGTCTGGCCGACATTGACCACCGACATGTACAACAGCCACAAGCCCAGGAACGCCAGCAGCGGAACCCATGGCGGCCCGAGCTGCGGCAGGCCGAGGATCAGGGTGCCGGAGATGGCCATGCCGCTCCAGCACACGGCCCGCAGCAGCCGGTCCGAATAGCGCCAGCGGAACAGGCTGGGCCTGCCCAGGCGGCGGAATCCTTCCAGATACTCCGGCGCCGGCAACAGGCCGCGCTCGCCGAGGAGGGCCGGGAACTGGTTGAGCGAGGAGAGGAAGGCCACGAAGAAGATGGTGGCGATGCCGCGCTGCAGTACCTGCCGGGCGAACTCGTACTCCGGCGCGTCGAACCATGAGGTCCACTCCACGAATCACACGTTACGCCGGTCCCGGCGGCCGGGCGGCACTAGGATCGAATCATGTTTGCTCTGGTGCTCATTGCCGTGGTGGCGGGGGCACTGGCTCAGCGGCTGGCCGGCCTCGGCTTCGGCCTCTTGGTCTCCCCGGTCCTGGTGGTCCTGCTGGGTCCCTTTGACGGCGTGATGATCATCAACCTCTGCGGTGCGGCGTCCTCGCTGCTGATCCTCTCCCGGGTGTGGCGGCACGTTGATTGGCGGCGTTACGCAGGCCTTGCCCTCTCCGCGCTGCTGGGCGTGGTTCCCGGTGCGTGGCTGGCCAGCAACGTCCCCGAGGCTCCGCTGGAAATCTGCATCGGGGTGCTGCTGGTCATTGCGTTGCTGGCGTCGCAGCGGCTGACCCGCAGCTCCTGGCGCGCCACCGGTCCGGTTCCCATGGTCGGGCTGGGCTTTACCAGCGGCCTGATGAACGCCGCAGCCGGGGTCGGCGGGCCCGCGATCACCGCGTATGCCGTCGCCACCCGCTGGGACCAGAAGAGCTTCGGCGCCACCTTGCAGCCGTACTTCGTCACCACCGGCCTGTCCTCCCTGCTCAGCAAGTACCTCTTCTCCGGCGGCCACCTTCCGGCCCTGGAGACCTGGCAATGGCTGGGCATCCTGATGGCCATGGTGGTCGGCATCGCGGCCGGTGATGTCCTGTCCGGACGGATCCGCCCCGGGGTCGTTCGGGGAATCGTGGTCGGCGTTGCCTACGCCGGTGCCCTGTCCACCATGGCCAAGGGCGTGGTGGAGCTGGCGTTCGGGTAGGGTGCCGGACTGCCGCGCCTCGCAAAAACACCGGGTGCGGGATACTTAAGCCATGCAGCCGCGCAAGATCGTCCTCCTCGGGTCCACCGGTTCCATCGGCACACAGGCGATTGACGTCGTCGACGGCGCCCCGGACCTGTTCGACGTCGTGGCCCTCAGCGCCGGCGGCGGCAACCTTGAACTTCTTGCCCGGCAGGCCGTGCACACCCGCGCCCAGGCAGTCGGCGTCGCGTCCGGCGATGCGGCCGCCCTCCAGGCGCTGATTGACGACGCAGCCCGCGCGGCGGGAGTGCGCGGCTACCGCCCGGAGATCATCACCGGCCCCGACGCCTCCACCCGGATCGCGGAGACCGATGCCGACGTGGTGCTGAACGGCATCACCGGCTCGATCGGACTGGCCCCCACCCTGGCAGCCCTGAAATCCGGCGCTACCCTGGCGCTGGCCAACAAGGAATCCCTGATCGTCGGCGGTTCCCTCGTCAAGGCCGCCGCCCGCGAGGGGCAGATTGTCCCGGTGGACTCCGAACACTCGGCGATCGCCCAGTGCCTGCGCTCGGGCACAGCGGCCGAAGTGGACCGGCTGGTCCTCACGGCCTCCGGCGGGCCCTTCCGCGGCAAGACCCGCGAGGAGCTCCACGATGTCTCCCCGCAGGACGCCCTCGCCCACCCCACCTGGGACATGGGCCTGATGGTCACCACCAACTCCGCCAGCCTGGTCAACAAGGGCCTCGAAGTGATCGAGGCGCACCTGCTCTTCGACATCCCGCTGGACCGGATCGACGTCGTGGTCCACCCGCAGTCCGTGGTGCACTCCATGGTCCAGTTCATTGACGGCTCCACCATCGCCCAGGCCTCTCCACCGGACATGCGCCTGCCCATCGCGCTGGGTCTCGGCTGGCCGGACCGCGTCGCCGGATCGGCCCAGGCCTGCGACTGGACCCGGGCCACCAGCTGGACCTTCGAACCGCTGGACACGGTGGCCTTCCCCGCCGTCGGGCTGGCCAAGGACGCCGCCAGGCAGGGGAGCACCTACCCCGCCGTCTTCAACGCCGCCAACGAGGAGGCGGTGATGGCGTTCCACGCCGGCCGGATCCGCTTCACCGACATTGTCGATACCATCGAAGCCGTACTCAGCGAACACGCAGGATCCTCCGGGCTGACAGTGGAGTCCGTACTGGATGCTGAAAAGTGGGCACGTGCCCGCACCCACGAACGTTTAGCCGTCAGAAGCGTCTAGGAAGCAGCAGATCACAGCATGAGCCCCGTCCTCCTCTTTATCCTCGGTGTCGTCTTTGTAGCGATCGGCATCGCCGTGTCCATCGCCCTGCACGAGGTGGGACACCTGCTGCCGGCCAAGCTGTTCAAGGTCCGCGTCACCAAGTACATGATCGGCTTCGGCCCCACGCTCTGGTCCAGGAAGAAGGGCGAGACCGAATACGGCTTCAAGGCCATCCCGCTGGGCGGATTCGTCTCCATGATCGGCATGTACCCGCCGAACAAGGAGGACGGCACCGTCCGGCCCTCCAGCACCGGCATGTTCCAGTCGCTCGCCAGTGACGCCCGCTCCATGGCCCACGAGGAAGTGGGCCCCGGCGACGAGAACCGCGTCTTCTACCGTCTCCCGGTCTGGAAGAAGATCATCGTCATGCTCGGCGGGCCGGCCATGAACCTCTTGATCGGCGTGGCCCTCACCGCCGTGCTGCTGATGGGGTTCGGCGTCGCCACCCAGACCACCACCATCGCCGACGTCTCCAAATGCCAGGTCAAGGCCGGCGAGACCGTGGACCCGGACTCCGCCGACTGCAAGCTCACCCCCGCCGCGGCCGCCGGGCTCAAACCCAACGACGTCATCACCGCCTTCGACGGCAAAACGGTCTCCAGCTGGGATGAGCTCACCGCCTGGATCCGCGCGTCGGCGGACAGGCAAGTCAGCATCACCGTGCAGCGCGACGGCGCTCCCGTCACCACCACTGTCACTCCGGTCCTCTCGGCCCGTCCGGTGGTGGGGGACGACGGCCGGCAGGCGAAGGACGCCGACGGCAAGCTGCTCTACCAGGACGTCGGTTTCCTGGGTGTCGGAGCCCAGACCACGCTCGTGCAGCAGCCGGCGACGGCCGTGCTTCCGATGGCGGGCGAAAACATCAAGCAGGTTGCCGGCGTCGTGGTGAACCTCCCGGCGCGGGTGGCCGGCGTGGCGAAGGCCGCCTTCAGCGAAGAACCCCGAGACCCCAACGGACCCATCAGTGTGGTGGGTGTGGGCCGGGTGGCCGGTGAGGTCGCCGCGATGGAACAGGTCCCGCTGCAGTCCCGGCTGGCCGCCCTGGTTGGCCTGCTGGCCGGACTCAACTTTGCCCTGGCCGTGTTCAATTTGGTTCCGCTGTTGCCTCTCGACGGCGGCCACGTCGCCGGCGCGCTGTACGAAGGCGCCCGGCGCAGGATCGCCAAACTGTTCGGCCGCCCGGATCCCGGCGCCTTCGACATCGCCAAACTGCTGCCGGTGACCTACGTGGTTGCGGTGCTGCTGATGGGCATGGGCGCCCTGCTGATCTACGCTGACATCGTCAAGCCGGTCAATCTCTTCGGCTAGGCTGGCCCGTTACGGCCTGTGCGGCTCCTTGCTGCGCGGCCCGCCCGGTGCGGGAGTCAGCCCCGAACCGGAAACCGCTGATCTTCGGATATCAGTCCATAACGGCTAATTCTAACTAATCAGTTGAAATTGATTGATTGTGGAAGATCAGCCGTTTAGGCTGGGCCCATGTACGTAATGACCATCGACCAGCGCGGGAGCACTACCGACGTCGACCGCGTCCCCGAGCTGCTGACGCAGCTATCTGCTCTCTCCAGCTCCGGGCGGTTCGAGCGCTCGGTCGGCGACGAGGTCCAGGGCGTTCTTGAACTCCCTGCGGAAGTGGTGGAAATCGCACTGCATGCCCTCCGCGGCGGCCGCTGGTACGTCGGGATCGGGGTGGGAGCCGTGGACCGGCCGCTGCCGGCAAGCCCGCGCGAGGGGTCGGGACCGGCCTTCGTCGCGGCCCGGCTTGCGGTGGACCGCGCCAAGGCCTCGGCGGCCCACGTGCCGCTCGCGGTGGTCCCCGGGGGCGCCCGCCGCGGACATGCTCCGTCCCCCGAAGCATCCGCCGGACGTGGCGCGGGGGCCGGGGAAGACGGCGCCAGGGCCTGCGCCAACGCTGAGGCTGTGCTGCGGCTGATCGGCCGCCTCGTCCAGGACCGGAC
Encoded here:
- a CDS encoding lipase maturation factor family protein; translation: MEWTSWFDAPEYEFARQVLQRGIATIFFVAFLSSLNQFPALLGERGLLPAPEYLEGFRRLGRPSLFRWRYSDRLLRAVCWSGMAISGTLILGLPQLGPPWVPLLAFLGLWLLYMSVVNVGQTFYGFGWEMLLLEAGFTAAFLGSDQTPPPRPILILLVWLVFRLEFGAGLIKIRGGSEWRDLTALYYHHETQPMPGPLSRQAHLLPRAWHRLEVLGNHFAQLVVPFFLFAPQPLASAAAGIVIFTQLWLVVSGNFAWLNWMAILLAFAAISDPVAHAVLPAIPLDWHAASAEVVAGAPAGSRAPVPWLVVVLFATVLHVVLSYRPIQNLCSHHQLMNASFNRWQLVNTYGAFGTVTRRRIEIVVEGTLDPDPGDDAEWREYDFKGKPGDVRRLPRQYAPYHLRLDWLMWFLPLRTVHEDWFYAFLAKLLEADAQILRLLRHDPFDGGRPRWVRVQSYLYRFATRAEFRATGQRWIRTSLYVAIPPVSLPAKH
- the dxr gene encoding 1-deoxy-D-xylulose-5-phosphate reductoisomerase — encoded protein: MQPRKIVLLGSTGSIGTQAIDVVDGAPDLFDVVALSAGGGNLELLARQAVHTRAQAVGVASGDAAALQALIDDAARAAGVRGYRPEIITGPDASTRIAETDADVVLNGITGSIGLAPTLAALKSGATLALANKESLIVGGSLVKAAAREGQIVPVDSEHSAIAQCLRSGTAAEVDRLVLTASGGPFRGKTREELHDVSPQDALAHPTWDMGLMVTTNSASLVNKGLEVIEAHLLFDIPLDRIDVVVHPQSVVHSMVQFIDGSTIAQASPPDMRLPIALGLGWPDRVAGSAQACDWTRATSWTFEPLDTVAFPAVGLAKDAARQGSTYPAVFNAANEEAVMAFHAGRIRFTDIVDTIEAVLSEHAGSSGLTVESVLDAEKWARARTHERLAVRSV
- a CDS encoding sulfite exporter TauE/SafE family protein; this translates as MFALVLIAVVAGALAQRLAGLGFGLLVSPVLVVLLGPFDGVMIINLCGAASSLLILSRVWRHVDWRRYAGLALSALLGVVPGAWLASNVPEAPLEICIGVLLVIALLASQRLTRSSWRATGPVPMVGLGFTSGLMNAAAGVGGPAITAYAVATRWDQKSFGATLQPYFVTTGLSSLLSKYLFSGGHLPALETWQWLGILMAMVVGIAAGDVLSGRIRPGVVRGIVVGVAYAGALSTMAKGVVELAFG
- a CDS encoding M50 family metallopeptidase; the encoded protein is MSPVLLFILGVVFVAIGIAVSIALHEVGHLLPAKLFKVRVTKYMIGFGPTLWSRKKGETEYGFKAIPLGGFVSMIGMYPPNKEDGTVRPSSTGMFQSLASDARSMAHEEVGPGDENRVFYRLPVWKKIIVMLGGPAMNLLIGVALTAVLLMGFGVATQTTTIADVSKCQVKAGETVDPDSADCKLTPAAAAGLKPNDVITAFDGKTVSSWDELTAWIRASADRQVSITVQRDGAPVTTTVTPVLSARPVVGDDGRQAKDADGKLLYQDVGFLGVGAQTTLVQQPATAVLPMAGENIKQVAGVVVNLPARVAGVAKAAFSEEPRDPNGPISVVGVGRVAGEVAAMEQVPLQSRLAALVGLLAGLNFALAVFNLVPLLPLDGGHVAGALYEGARRRIAKLFGRPDPGAFDIAKLLPVTYVVAVLLMGMGALLIYADIVKPVNLFG
- a CDS encoding MarR family transcriptional regulator, translating into MYVMTIDQRGSTTDVDRVPELLTQLSALSSSGRFERSVGDEVQGVLELPAEVVEIALHALRGGRWYVGIGVGAVDRPLPASPREGSGPAFVAARLAVDRAKASAAHVPLAVVPGGARRGHAPSPEASAGRGAGAGEDGARACANAEAVLRLIGRLVQDRTDAQWKVVDVLRTVQHGQSSTHGTQKIAARKLGITEQSVSRALLRSGWQEEWAARPAAEMLLSLANGLITGTNHPRADSNAEGDR
- a CDS encoding response regulator produces the protein MIRVLIIDDDFMVAKVHAGFIQRTPGFAVVGAAHSGAEALAKTRDLRPDLVLLDIHLPDANGLDLMLQLREIAPELDVLVISAAREVETVRRALRGGIVHYLIKPFSQADLQERLEHYRSAYQSLDSSKDVAEQSDVNRVFGVERQEFIERPLPKGCSPETLKMVEAVLRSAETDLSAAEVADLTGTSRVSARRYLEYLHDEARVQVRLKYGAGRPERRYLMNPQ